The nucleotide sequence TCTCAacggaaaataaaaaaaagctaggAAGTTGCAAATACACGAGTAACCCTGTTAGGCAAAATATTTCTCTTAACTTAAAACGTTTGCAATGCTTTCCAGCCATTTTTAACTCACATATAAAACAAGGTTTAATATAACTAGAAAATGCTTGTTACCATTTTGTTAAAActatttccaaaaaataaaaaaagtttaaaaacaccattatatattttatgaaaacTTTAGTTAACTCAAGCCCATCGCCCTGCACACTAGCCGCCCGTACCCATTCAAACAAAGAAGCAGTGGCTTTAATATTTTAGTCAAACTAAGCTAACATACTTCATTAATTCAACTATTTATCAGGCTATATGGAAAATTAGACAGAGCCCTGCAAAACAGCCTCTGAATCGTCTTCAAGTTTTAATTCCCTTTCCAACCACCTCCCCTATAGTCACCTTCAGTCAGTCAACGAAGCCACAGAGCAGCCGAATTCACATCTCACTTTTCTTGACTACACAAATGAAAACATGTACGAAAactaaattatattaaaaaaaaaaaaaaatcaattatacTCCACTCTTTAGACGCTTCGGAGAATCGTTCAAGAGAAAGAAAATAATATTCAAGGCTTTTCAGAGTAAAAGGCAGGTGCGGGCCGCTGGACGCGGAGCTCCTGATTGCGCTCCTCCCGCCGTCCATAAGATGCACCTCGCTCTAGCTGAGCCTGCGAGCGATGGCCCTGCACATTGCCATGGGCACCGCTGGCCGCCCGAGCTCGCGTACTGCAAGgcagtctctttccctctctgcAGTTTAAAATGCGCGCCTTCCCCAACCGTCATCCGACGCGCCGTAGAGCCCGCCAGGTGAAGGATTGGAAACCGCCACCGGCCCAAATAAAGCTGCAAAACTTAAGCAGAGAGCTCAGCCCGAAATCCTAAAAATAAATGATAGAAAGGAACAGTGTATTTTAGTGTAATCGTTTTCAagtgaaagacaaaaaaaaagagaacacaaaCACTGAAGGAAGAGGCAGGGATTTATATAGTAAATCCGTAAAGTACACCGTGGGGAAAGTTTCCATTTTAaatatgctttatttttttttattaaaaatatgcCTATCAATTTGCCCTCAGTTGTTCGTTTTCAGTGTTGGCTATCCTACTCTCCAACTTTTAGCTtcgaaaatgagaaaaaaaaatctttattaaaataattaataGTTTAGTTCTAAGAGTCGGGCTAAATGTGGAACGCAGTTTTAGAAAAAATAAGGGTGCATATTATAGCATTAATGAGGTTAATTAATGCATTGCACTTTTCTTTCAGGGCTGACTGTCCAGCAGGGGACGCTGTTCTGCTTAAACGTTTGTACGGAATAGTGAGTTTAGCTCATTTTTTCAAGCaaggtttttgcttttttggaTTTACTTCTCTGCAGCTAGCGTGGAAGGTAAGGGCTAGCTCCTACTCctattttttaagaaaattacCACTGCTCTCGTCATTAACATTTATAATGTCATATTATTATTGTGCCTTGACCTGCTACTTTTCTGAATGTCCTGCAGAAGGGACGTTTTGAATAGTGGCCCTAACCAGTGGGCTGCTGTCTTAATACGTTTattgtttatattctttttttttttttctgccgttCTCTATCTGTCGCGGTAATTCTAATTCATTTTCATCATCACTTTAGAGCAGCCACTATAATTCATCCAACAGCCAAAACACAGCAAGCCTGTATGCCTGtaataatactaataaaatgGCATCCTATTTGATAGACCATAAAAACAGCAGCATTTCCGATGACGGGATTGCACAGTAGCACAGCCCACCAAACCACTCTATCTCCGCCCTTTACGCTAACTTTGACCACGTGGGATAGTAAACGCTCGTGACGTTCCCTCTTTACGTCAAGAAGTTGCGACAGCCTTAAGAGAAGCTGCGCAAAAGTGGGTGAGTAGTTGTGGAATGACCTGTAGAAGGATTTTATATTTGTACGATTTAAATTGCATGATCCAACGGATCGCAATTGATCACATAACATCTCGCGGATTAGACCTATGTCGCTAGTGGTGTCTCTgtgctgatatatttttttttacgcatctttggtttttttttttcgtacaGTTTAAACTCTTGTGTAGCAATAattcttgatttttttaaaaaaactagTTGTAAGATTTTAGCACATATAACTTAAGTTttgacttttttctttctttagttaGGGATTGATGATGGATCCCCCGAAGGATGTACCACCACCAAAGCAGCAGCCAATGATTTATATTTGTGGAGGTAAAccttattcttaaaaataaaaacagcaaggcTTTATTTCAGTCCTAAACCGAAAGTGTTTTGATACTGGCAGGCTATTGCACTATTGCTTCTAAAACAGTTAACTTGTTTATGTTCATAGTTCTTCTTCAGCAGGCGGACGTGCTATACGTTTAATTCAACAGTCAAAGAAGATTTGGTATTGAGACAAAATCATTAAGAgcccttttcattttttattctgttctttCATTTCGATAAcgccttcagaactgaacactatACTCTAGATGATATCTTACCAAGGATCTATATAGAAACATTATTTCCTCCATATGTCTCTTCAGGGGCAATGGAATGCCTGTTGGGTTGGGGGGGAGCATGTAGATTCTTTTTTCCCCAACTCCAACCTCATCTCCATCTCTCTAACCCCCAGCAGTCAATCTTTTACATACATTGAATCTGTGGAGGAAGAAGGGTAAGAGATCTGGGAATAGGAAGACAGAATATcacagaggagggaaatgaagaaggaatcttaggcaGGAGATATAGAAAgatgagggaggagaggatgagGGATTCAGGAAGAATAAGGAAAGAGAATGGGAGGAAAGGATCAGAAATGGGAAGGtggaagagaaggtaagagggAGGATTAGGGTGGGGTAGAAGAGGAGAGGATTGGGATGGAGTGGAGAAGGAAAGACGCACAGCTGCCATCACACCTCCATCCCCCTTTCCCTTATCACCCTTCCAAAGCCCTTTTGATCTCTCTTTCACTtcttcttccccccacccaatcccttcactcatctggttcactcactcccttcccacTATGAACCCCGATTCATTCCTGCCCCATCCTgtctctcacttcctccccccactctgcaatccccagttcattccatctctgtctctctcttctctctctctctctctctctgatccccAGTTGACACCCTCCCCTATCCCAAATTCAATCCATATGTCCCTCCCTCCTAATCCCAGTTTGGTTCACTCCCCCTGCCACCCTGGTgttgcccccacccccatcccctcatTCACTGCTGATTAAGTTAAACAGGACAATGAGGAGACTGGAGGTTCATCTCtattttcttctcctcctctactAGGCCCCAATGTTGCGCTTTGAATGATTGTTTAATTTAGGCctgcatttatcaaaatgcactaaatattgcctgagatagaaaaaggggtgttttatggtaataagcaatttattgcaatttgcactaatatctatgcgaagagctaagttaccacaaattgcgataacattttcaCACTTTGAGTTGagcgagcctagccataatgccctcacactagataggtatttatatctgtatgggatgcccacctagtcactcgaggtgaggtttaggtattagtgtaggggttaggggccaccatcaagctaggttgagagaacactgcacaaatctcatctttgggtgagtgtcctcactccgagggtcatcaaatcttcactagagagcactgttctattcgtacgtctcactttgaatgtcaaagtggcccctaacccctacacgaatacctaaacctcacctcgagtgactaggtggaccttccatacagatataaatacctatctagtgtgagggcattatggctaatctctctctctctctctctctacctcttcccccccacccccccagtttGGCTGTCTGGGAGCTGCAAACTACTTTAACGCTACTGAAAACGTTGTTGCTACAATGggcgttaaagccgtgcgatagggcttcacaaaatggtaaacccagcccactcctgcccctaactcctcctctttttcagatttgcatcgcaccatatgatatggtgctatagcatgcgataaggccttaacgcatgcgaaaactccTTATAGAATTTTGTTAAATGAGGGGGTTGGTTAGGGTTAGTGAGGGAATCTGAGGCAGGAGGTGGCAATGCAGCAAGCACTATCCCATTGCAACTAATTCATTTTTTTGAGAAAGTCCCTTTCCCACAGCAATTTGatgagtgggaggaggaagagttgtTTGAATTGGGGGGGGCATGGCCCCCTGCAGCCTCCCTCATTCCAACGCTTGTGTATCTATTgattatactgttccatatgaaCCTAGCAGTCCTCTGGTTACTACCCTTTTTGCACTGTTTCGCTTTCGATCTGTATTGTATCCTCCCCTGTTCCCCCGAATAAGCTACTGAGAGCTTTGCAGTCCGTACATCAAATACATGATTCTGTAcaattttttgcattgaatcttaattGTCAAGCACTCGTCCACTCCTTGAACTTTTTTAGGTCATTCTTCATTTTGTCTACTATATCAGGAATGTCCATCTTATTGCATATCTTAATGTTCTCTgccaaaagacaaatctttcatGTTAAATCATTCTGCAACCCCTTAGGACTGGTTCTGGTTAATATTGGTCATTTTGAGTTTTACTGTTATGGACTCTTTTTGGAATACTGTAGATGTAAATAGCCAATTAACAACAATACATATAAATGTCACTTCTTAATTTGATcaccttaagaacatgccatactgagtcagaccaaggatccatcaagcccagcatcctgtttccaaaagtggccaatccaggccataagaacctggcaattacccaaaaactaagtctattatatgttaccattgctagtaatagcagtggctattttgtaagtcaacttaattaatagcaggtaatggacttctcctccaagaacttacccaatcctttttttaaacacagctatactaactgcactaaccacatcctctggcaacaaattccagagttcaattgtgcgttgagtaaaaaagaactttctctgattaattttaaatgtgccacatgctaacttcatggagtgccccctagtctttctattatccgaaagagtaaataaccgattcatatctacccgttctagacttctcatgattttaaacacctctatcatatcccccctcagctgtctcttctccaagctgaaaagtcctaacctcgttagtctttcctcataggggagctgtccaattccccttatcgttttggtagcccttctctgtaccttctccatcgcaatcagggccggcggaagcactaggcgaactaggcgatcgcctagggcgctgagcattagggggcgccgagccgctgatggccaatggccgccggtggacgtcatcccaatagcggctgagcggtgaactactgctatgctgtgtgccgaatacacacagcaagaagatcggcggggccgtggtggagctcaagtcaccacggccggaagaaaacaatcgcgtctaaacatgctggtgctccagctccttcctgcccgcgcggccccggaagaaaaatgttgccagagccgcgcaggcaggaaagaggaggagcatcagccgcgtacagaagaggagcagcgcggctccagaagtccggggccgctgcagagcccatcctgcagcggccgtgaagaggaggcccagaggtgagagagagactgagggtttgtacagtgtgtgtatgtgcgtgtatgagattgtgtgtgggagtgaggacctgaatgtttgcaaagacagcatgtgagagcctctgtgtgtgtgtgtgagagagacagcatgtgacagtgagagcctgtgcttgagcaagacagcatgtgggagtgagagagagcctgtgtgccagagtcagacagcatgtgccagtgagagactgtgtgtatgaatgattgtatgagagagagcatgtgacaatgagagcctgtgcttgagcaagacagcatgtgggagtgagagagagcctgtgtgccagagtcagacagcatgtgcaagagagagacggtgtatacatgattgtatgagagagagcatgtgagagtgagtgcctgtgtatgtgtgtgtgtgagagagagagagaaagcatgagagaatgagaacctgactgtgtgtttgagggaagaagacagatggagagaaaagaaatatgttataaaaggaattggcaaaaaaataagaaagggaaggtggaaaaaaaaaagcctttgaccaactgattagaaaactaagatcagacagcaaatgtaaaaaaaaataaattattttttactgattggaacatgtaatctttgggaatgtgcaagagtagcactttctctatgcggatctcacaatgtaccatgaggcctgcacagaggaggcagcagaatgggcttcagtgccaatagtagcaatcagcacctccgcaatagccatacagcaacagtgacagtggcagcagaggaatgagagaggctctgaggttgctggcaaaagaaagagaggggggtctctgcctttagtgtgtgcatgtgtatgaatgggagtttgcctggcggtgtatgtgtgtgaatgcatgggtgcctgcctgagggtgtgtctgtgtatgagaatgaatgggtgtcttcctggggtttgtatgtgtgagaatagatgcctgcctgtttgtgctgtatgtgtgtgtgtgtgtgtgtgtgtgtgagaataaattggtgcctgcctgggggtctgggtgtgagaatgaatgtgtgcatgcctgggggatggggagggagtggtgtgaaaatgaatgggagcccgcctgggggtcagtgtgagaatgactgggagcttgcctgtgtgtgtgtgtgtgtgtgtgtgtgtgtttgtgtgagaacgattggaagcttgcctgggagtgtgtgtttgtgtgtatgtgagggagccagtgagagcatgagtgtgtatgagaaaatccaggggagtaagagtttgtggggggggggggggtgtggagggggagagagtgccttagagcctgagtgtgtcagtgtctgtgagagcgagaggttatggttgggtataagagcatgaatgtgtatgtatgtgacagtgtatgtgtgagagagaatggacatgtgagtatgtgtgagagagagaggataacctcaatcaagagctcccatgtatggacagcaggggctttttaaaatccttattagttttaattattgtgtgttatttgatatatgtgctgttttgaaatattttattggttttaggaaattgtaaaaaatgtatatgattttaattaatagaaattctatttatcagtagttttaaaatattattttattagtatggttttactattataactgatgctttatgcttcttgattttatttgttttatgaagaatggtggttctgtttttccattgttaatacacagagtctggcttcttggggtttccatttcagttttttctaatttgtgctcctttattttgtattctgtatttggtgagggtctgtctctgctctgtgtgtgtgaccatgatgagagattctgctagcatagggatctatagcaatcgggtttgttttgtttcctcagtaggtggagtattggtattctaggacccagtgtaatatttacccttgcttattcacaggtagggttattgttgtttgagtccttggtgttattactgttatgttatgatgggattgcagtatagattttgagtgtcttttttgtggtgttttgtgttagttcacaatgtgcctggcagtggaagatgtttgtgctgctgttactgtgaagtgacaccagaatttgaaaatatctttcagtatgatgagctgtaagggaaacatccaagctccattgtttgggggaatttcagtggatgcacagagttacagaactggaggtacaggatttatattgacattctgttccttcctatatattcctgacttcactctcatagccacatagaatcagttgactgaggctatcaacataattttatagtgtgaaactggccagctttttaaaataacgcagaggaccctttggacttttttattaacacttttttttaataaccaattttaaagcaggatccatgctatagaggtgggtgagatgaagaaatgtcattttggcgccccccccccccccccccccccccccccccaattcttctgtctggagacaccactgattttctgtgaccttaagcattagtacaagaaggattaaggggggatgctggagaggcacacatgcattggcccccgggcaccggagacccttggtgcgccactgggtgtgagccatatggagccgcaagtggtggcaaagaggagtggagtttggcaggccgcaagcagtgcccaacctgcttgcgacccagaaaaccccagtcagcgggcgtgatcgagaatgaggtaagggtcggggccgagaccggggggggggggggggcgcaagggagaaggctcgcctagggcgccaaatccccttgcaccggccctgatcgcaattatatcttttttgagatgcggcgaccagaattgtacacagtattcaaggtgaggtctcaccatggagcgttacagaggcattatgacattttccgttttattcaccattctctttctaataattcccaacattctgtttgcttttttgactgccgcagcacactgaaccaactatttcaatgtgttatccactatgatgcctagatctctttcttgggttgttgcacctaatatggaacctaacattgtgtaactatagcatgggttatttttccctatatgcatcaccttgcacttatccacattaaatttcatctgccattttgatgcccaattttccagtctcacaaggtcttcctgtaatttatcacaatctacttgtgatttaactactcaacaattttgtatcatctgcaaatttgattctcactcgtatttctttccatttataaatatattgaaaagtaaggttcccaatacagatcccctgaggcactccactgcccactccctttcactgagaaaattgtccatttaatcctactctctgtttcctgtcttttagccagtttgtattccacgaaaggacatcgccacctatcccatgactttttacttttcctagaagcctctcatgaggaactttgtcaaatgccttctgaaaatcaaagtatactacatctaccggttcacctttatccacatgtttattaactccttcaaaaaagtgaagcagattgtgaggcaagacttgccttgggtaaagccatgctgactttgttccattaaatcatgtctttctatatattctgtgattttgaggtttagaacactttttccactatatttcctggcactaaagtcaggctaactggtctgtagtttcccggattgccccggagccctttttaaatattgggggttacatttgctatcctccagtcttcaggtacaatggatgattttaatgataggttaaaaatttttactaataggtctgaaatttcattttttagtttcttcagaactctggggtgtataccattcggtccaggtgatttactactcttcagtttgtcaatcaggtctaccacatcttctaggttcaccgtgatttgattcagtccatctgaatcattacccatgaaaaccttctccagtacaggtacctccccaacatcctcttcagtaaacactgaagcaaagaaatcatttaatctttccgtgatggccttatcgcCTCTAAGTGCCCTtataacccctcaatcatctaacggtccaactgactccctcacaggctttctgcttcggatatattttaaagttttttactgtgcgtttttgcccctatggccaacttcttttcaaattctctcttaacctgtcttatcaatgtcttacatttatgcattatcctattttcttctgttggatccttcttccaatttttgaatgaagatcttttggctaaaatagcttctcaGATTTTGTATATTTACACTGCTATACTCGTATTGTGCAAGCTTCACTGGCTGCCCTCCAGTGGCGCATGAGTGCCACGAATATGTCTGGTTTTTAGGACATCCACAGTGAAAATAcaggagagagatttgcatacaaatattcctcatgcatattcattgtggatgtcctgaaatcaAGACCTAGTTGTGGCACTCTAGGACTGACATTGCCTACTCCTGATTTATAAAGTAGTACTGATGTTTCATCAACTGTTAACACTTGATTTAATTGGGTCGGCAAATGCCATGCTATGCATTTATAATCCCTCGAACTTTAAGATCCTCTCATGAGGTTTCCTGGGCATTCCTTTTCTGTGGTATGTATATCTTGCTGAAATCTGAGACCATACATTCTCAGTAGCAGCATCCTTTGTATGGAACTTGCTTCCCCAAGAATTGCACTTAGCATCATGTACTAAAACCTTCAAAGAATTGctgaaaactgttttatttagaCAAGCATTTTCACAAGTTTGCACTTCTGCAAAAGGTCTTGGTTATGTCCAGAATGAAGAgctgttgtttgttttgtttggggggtgggttggttgggggggttttttgttccatttttgtATATTTCTTTTTGAGCTGCCTAGGGCTCCAGCATTGGGTtacagatataaataaataaacaaaatagttTTCTTTCACAGAATGTCacaatgaaaatgaaataaaggCAAGGGATCCAATTAGATGCAGAGAATGCGGTTACAGAATAATGTacaagaaaagaacaaaaagatgTATCCTTTTGACAAGTCTACTTTTTATTCACTAAACTGGCAGCAGGCTTCTTAAACGAACCATACAACAAAATTAGGATTTTTATCGAGTTAAAAAATGTTCATTGGAGAAAGAACATTGTTGATATTCTTGTAGCACAGATCAGCTAATTCTTGATTGTTGTTATTCGCACTGTCTTGATCATTCCCATTTCTGAAGATAGTATTTGTACATTCATTGAAAGGTGAAGAGAATATGATAGCTTTAGTTTAGAACAAGCTAAGGTTACATATCAACAAACACAGGAGGGAACTGGTCCCATATAAGAAACTCTAAGCAAATTCTTTCCTGACCCGGGCATGTGTTTCTTAGCATGACAACATTTTGAGGGAAATTCTTACTCCAATTTCGTGAGCTGCTGTTTTAATATTGTTTGGATTTAGGCAGGCCTAGTACTttttgacttttttatttttttattttatgtaactcTGATGCTGAATGGATTTTCAAGTATCTACTAGGAATAGGTATTTTAGTAAGCAAATACAAGTAACATGGGGATGATGATGAAATACAGCTAAAATAGATCTCATAAATTGCAGTTaatacttcattttatttatattccacctttcagcacttcaaagcagattaattcaggttctgtaggtatttccttatccccaggtgggtttacaatctaatatcATGTTTGGCCTTCATTTACATTGTCCAATTTAGAATAGGCTAAAGCAGTATTTCCCAAATTGGTTAAAGAACCCCTGCAAATCCTCCTTAGTAGTACTCTGTCCTTGAGATATTGTTAGTCCAGCCTAGGAAAGAGCTGTAACTGTGGAGGAGCTGTGTTATCATGAATTGGGTATGTACCACGAAAAACATGACCTCAGAAGCATTCCCTAAATatactcaaaataaaaacaaatcaggGAACTATATTATAAACTCTGGTGTCCAGTAGCACTGATATGAGTAATAACCATATATTAGAACCATGAATTGGAGCATGGAGAGGAGAATAATCCAAGTGAATGAAGGCAAGAAGATATTCACATACAATTTTCTGGTATACATAGACAGGGACATAAATCACTGCGCTGGTGCTCCTAACCTGTAGGTAGTTTCTAACAGTAAGGTAAGCTGAAGGAATAAAGAAGAGACCTGCTAAATTGCAAGCAAGGTAGGTTTATGGTGGTCTTGAACCTACTTGCCTTCTTGGTGGTACCTTCATGCAGATAAAGAACACCATCTATCTGAGGGGTATTGTCATCTTATGTACCAGAAAATGCTGAGTGAAAATCCTTCATCTCAACTAATTCAGGGTAAGTAAACTTCACAGTGACTCAGGAATGGAGATGAGCCTAAGAGGTGGAGCACATTGTTGTAATTATCATCACTTGTGAGTGTCTCATAGGCCAGGATAAAATTAATGGAGTCCAGGAAATATTAATTACATTTCAAAGGGGTTCTtggcaaaccaaaaaaaaaaacaaaacagtttaagAATCCTTGTGCTAAAGAAATCCTGGGACATTTGATTTTCAAGTCCAGGGAAATGCAGCCCCAGCATGAAAATAATTTACTTCGTCTTTGCTGGAGGTGGTACTTTATACCTCCTAATTCTTGTAGAGAGGAGAGAGCTCTTGTAATATGGTCAGAAAGAAATGGGCCAAAATACTGCATGGCCTGCACGAtaaacaaaaatgggaaaaatacagATGAACCCTTGTCGCAAGAGGAAAGAAGTGAAGCACTGGGATAACCTATAGAACTTTTCTGCACAGTGCTAATCTACATGCCACAGTAGTTACAATCataaacagaaggcataggggggGTAATCTGCATAAAGCACTAGTTACAACCTTAAACACTTTGCTGCATAGACTAGCTGGTCAATTTTGGTCTTTAGCTGCAGTCATGTACCAAATTAGCTCCTTCAGTCTAAAGATGTGCTCTATAGAACAGGGGTATCCAAACTTGATCCTCAAGGGCTACAacccagttggattttcaggattaccacaatgaatatacatgagatctgTTTGTATTCATTGCtcctggagggagggagatgtACTGAAAAGGAATATGAGAAACTA is from Rhinatrema bivittatum chromosome 2, aRhiBiv1.1, whole genome shotgun sequence and encodes:
- the POLR2K gene encoding DNA-directed RNA polymerases I, II, and III subunit RPABC4, whose protein sequence is MMDPPKDVPPPKQQPMIYICGECHNENEIKARDPIRCRECGYRIMYKKRTKRLVVFDAR